The DNA segment CCGGCGCGGGACCGGCGGCGAGCACTGACGAGCGTTAGTCGCCCCGGAGTGAGTCGTCCGCTCGTCCTCCGCGAAGCGAGAGGACCTCGTCCGCCGGTCGCGCCCTCTACAGCTCTCGCTTTACGTACGCCCCGATAAGCCCGCCAACGGCGCTGAGGGCCATCGTGTAGGCGAACACGAGCGCGATGACCACGAGTACCAGCACGCCGCTACCGATCACGACGCCGGGTTCCGGGGCGACCGGTATCACCAACAGGACCAGGAACAGGACCCCGAAAACGGGGAGCGACGCTATCGCCCCGGAGATCGCACCGACCCGGAGGCCGTCGATCGACTCGCCGCCCTCGAGGTACCCCGCGAGCGCGCCGCCGAGTATGGGCGAGATACCTGTGAACGAGAGCAGGATCGTCGCGACCGCGCCGATGAGCGCGTTGAGATAGGTGTTGTCGGTGTCCATGCCCGACCTGTCGTCGGGCAGCATCATAAACGCGGAGGACGGGGCGGGGGTCGACCGTTCCCGGCCGCTTCCGTGAGCTGATTACTGGAGCCGATAGTTTATGAGGCGGGCGGTGCCTGTCACGTGTATGGCCGAGCAGGAGACGATCCACGTCGCGGACGTCAGCGAGGGGATCGGCGGCGACGCGACGGCGGATCCGGGCACCCCGGTCGAGCTCCCGGTGGTCGACGTGCTCACCGGCCGCTCGTTTATCACGGGAAAGAGCGGGTCCGGCAAGAGTAACACGGCCTCCGTCGTCATCGAGAACCTCCTCGACAACGGGTTCCCGGTGATGATCGTCGACACCGACGGGGAGTACTACGGCCTCAAAGAGGAGTACGAGATCCTCCACGCCGGCGCCGACGACGAGTGCGACATCGTCGTCTCCCCCGAACACGCCGAGAAGCTCGCCAATCTGGCCTTGGAGCAGAACGTCCCGATCATCCTCGACGTCTCCGGCTACTTAGAGGAGGAGACCGCGAACGAGCTCCTCCTGGAGGTCGTCAAGCAGCTGTTTGCGAAGGAGAAGCGCATGAAGAAGCCCTTCCTGCTCGTCGTCGAGGAGTGCCACGAGTACATCCCCGAGGGCGGCGGGATGGACGAGACGGGCAAGATGCTGATCAAGGTCGGCAAGCGCGGCCGGAAACACGGGCTCGGCATCGTCGGGATCAGCCAGCGCCCGGCCGACGTCAAGAAGGATTTCATCACGCAGTGCGACTGGCTCTGCTGGCACCGGCTCACCTGGGACAACGACACGAAGGTCGTCGGGCGCATCCTCGGCTCCAAGTACGCCAGCGCGGTCGAGGACCTCGGCGACGGCGAGGCGTTCCTGATGACCGACTGGGACGAGTCGATCCGCCGGATCCAGTTTCACCGCAAGGAGACGTTCGACGCGGGCGCGACCCCCGGGCTCGACGACTTCGAGCGCCCGGAGCTCAAGTCGGTCTCCAGCGACCTCGTCGGCGAGCTCCAGTCGATCTCCGACGAGGAGGAGCGACGAGAGTCCGAGATCGCCGACCTCCGCCAGGAGCTCGACAAGCGGGACCAGCGGATCGCCGAGCTCGAACGCGAGCTGGGGGAGGCGCGCGACCTGAGCAGCATGGCCGACCAGTTCGCCCAGGCGCTCCTCGGGAAGGCTGAGGCGCCCTACCGCGAAGGCGGGGCGTCCGTGGCCGGGAACGGGCGATCCGCGCCCGACGGCGGGAGCGGTGGCACCGGGGGCGGTGCCGGCGAGAGCGACGGCGACGACGACCAGTCCGTCCTCAAGTCGTACGACGAGGCGGTCGCGGCGACCGTGGACGGCGACGAGGCGGCGGACGCCGACACCGACACGGACGAGACCGCGGCGGACGCCGGCGACGCCGACGACGCTGACACGGCCGCCGCCGGCGACCCCGAGGCCGACGACGCGCCGCCCGACGACGTCGAGCCCGTGACGCGCGCGGACGTCGCCGAGAGCGCGCTCCGCTTCGACGACGCCGTCGAGCTCGGCACCCGAGAGGCCGTCATCGAGGAGCTCCGCGGCCGGATCGAGGCGCTCCCGGAGCTGTCGCGCGGGATGCTCCGCCACTACCGCCGCGAGGGCGTCAGCGACCCCGTCGCCGCCCACATCGACGCCGGCGGCGACGGCGACTCCGGGCACGCCTACAGCCGCCATCGTCCGGTCCGGCGGGCGGGGCTGATCCGCCACGCCGGCCGCGGCCACTACGCCTACGCCGTCCCCGACCTGATCCGCGAGGCGTACGCCGACCGGCTCGACGAGGAGAGCGTCCGCGAGATCGTCCGCGCCGTTGAGACCGCCTTCGTCCCGCCGGCCGAGCGGAGCTACCCCCCGGACGCGGACCCGACCGAGGTCGACGTCGGCGTCGGCGACGACCCGGCGGAGACCGCTTCCGACGACGAGGGCGTATCGGCCCGCGAGGGGCTCGACGCCGGCGGCGACGTCGCCGACGACGACGGTGGTGCCGTCGACTCCGACGGCGACGATCGAGACGCCACGGGGAGCACGGACCGACGGACGAGCGCCCTGAGCGACGCCGCACGCCGCCTCGCGGAGCGCGGTCGCACCGCCGACGAGTGACCGGTCAGAACGGGACGGAGAGGTGCTCGCTCGGCACCGCGTTCCGCGCAGTCACCTGCGGGTCGACCACCTGACTGACCTCCAGGCCGCCGACGAGACTGGAGAACAGGTACGCCTCCGTCCGGGAGAAGCCGTGCTCGTTCGCCAGCAGCCGCACGACGTCGCGGTTCGCGAGTTCGACCGCCGCCTCCATCGTCTCGGCGCTCGCGATCGCCTTGACCGCGTCGCCGGTGTCGACGAGGGGCCGGTCGAGCGGGACCTCGGGAGATTCGATCACGGAGAGCGTCACGTCGATCTCGGTGGCGATCTCCGCGCCGGTCCCGCACATCTCGCCGTCGGCCATCGCGGCCTTCGAGTCGCCCATCGCGAGCATCGCGCCCTCCTGGAAGACGGGGAAGTACGCGGTCGTCCCCGTCGTCATGTCGGTCGTGTCGAGGTTGCCGCCGTGGTCGTCCGGCGTCAGCGTCGACACCGGCTCCTCTGCGGTGGCGACCCCGATCGTCCCGATCACGGGATCGATCGAGACGTCGACCCCCTCGAACTCGATCCGGCCGCCGCCCGTGCCGTCGTTGCCCGCGGCGTCCACGTCGCCCGCGGCGTCGACCTCGGTGATCCGCGTCGCCGGGTGTTCGATGTCGGGATCGTCTTGCAGGAGCCCGAACCCGGGCGCCGTGAGGACTCGCCCGCGGTCCTCGGCGACGCGCACGTCCTCGATCTCGACCGTGAGCACGTCGCCGGGGCTCGCTCCCTCGACGGCGATCGGGCCGGTCGCGGCGTTCACCTCCTCCGGGATCGCGTCCAGCAGGTCGTCGTCGGTCCGGATCGCGCCGTTCAGGCTGTCGATCGTCTCGATCGTGAGCGACTCGCCGTCGGCCGCCTCGTAGACGGGGTCCATCTCCGGAGCGAACTCGTAAACGTGGCTGTCGCGGTGGGAGATCACTTCGCGTGACATGTCGGCCTCGACTCGGGGACGAGCGGACAAAAATCCCGGCGCGGACGCTCTCCGGGCGACGCGGCGGACGCGGTCCACTCGTCACTCTCGCATATGTAAACGGAAGATTCGTTTCGCGTTCGATCAACTTTACAAGTCAACATCCCCCACGAGAAGTAATGACATCTTCTCGGGAGCTGTCCCGTGTGCTTCTCGTCGTGTGTCTCGTCGCTCTCGCGGGTTGCGCGGGCGCGTCCCTCGGTGACCCGACGACCACCGACGCGACGCCCACTGACCAGTCTTCCGATAACGGGTCGGACGTCCCGACGGCCAACGGCTCGCTCGAAGTCCACTACATCAACGTCGGCCAGTCAGTGAGCACGCTCGTCGTCGGACCGGACGGCGAGACGATGCTCGTCGACACGGGCCACTACAACGACGACGGCGAGCACGTGCTCGACTACCTCCGACGACACGACGTCGAGCGGATCGACCGCCTCGTGACCTCGCACAACGACGCGGACCACATCGGCGGGAACGCCGCGATCATCGACTACTACGAGACGGAGGCCGACGGGATCGGCGCCGTCTACGACCCGGGGATCGCGGCGAGCACGCGGACGTACGGAGAGTACCTCGACGCGGTCGAGGAGCACGACGTGACGCTGTACGAGACCCGCGAGGGCGACGCGATCCCCTTCGGCGAGGTCACGGTCGACGTGCTCGGTCCCCCGGAGCCGTACCTCGAGAACGAGGCCCGCAACGAGAACAGCGTCGTGCTCAAGCTCACCCACGGTGAGACGAGCTTCGTGCTGTCCGGCGACGCCGAGGACGACCAGGAGGCGTACCTCGTCGACGCGTACGGCGAGGAGCTCCGGGCGACCGTGCTGAAAGCCGGCCACCACGGGTCGAGCAGCTCCTCGAGCGGGGCGTTCGTCGACGCGGTCGACCCGAGAGTCGCGGTCGTCTCGAGCGCCTACGGCTCGCAGTACGGCCACCCGCACGAGGAGGTGCTCGAACGCTTCGCCGACCGTTCGATCCCGACCTACTGGACGGCGACGCACGGCGACGTCGTCTTCGTCAGCGACGGCGCGAACGTCTCGGTGCGGACGCAGCGCGACGCGCCGACGGACCCGCTGTCGCTCCGCGACGGCGACCCGGTCGAGCCCGGAGCGGGCGGCGACGCGGTGGAACGGGCTCAGATAACCGGTGACGGAGCCGTCGCCGTCACCGACGGGGGCGACGGTTCAGACGGCGACGGTACGGACGGCACAGACGGCTCGGGCGGGAGCGACGACGAGACCGGCTCCGATTCGAACGGCACGCTCGCGGTCGCGGCGATCAACGCGGACGCCGCGGGCGACGACCGAGAGAACCTCAACGACGAGTACGTCGTCTTCGAGAACGCGGGGGCGGAGACGCTCGACCTGTCGGGGTGGACCGTCGAGGACGAGGCCGGGAAACGCTACGCGGTGCCGGACGGCGTGACGCTCGCCCCGGGCGAGACGCTGACGCTCAGGACGGGAAGTGGGACCGACACCGACGACGACCTCTACTGGGGCGCCGGCTCGCCGGTCTGGAACAACGGCGGCGACACCGTGACCGTCGAAAACGCTACGGGGGACCGCGTCCTTGCGGAGTCGTACGAATGACCCCACTGGACCTCTCCGACGGCGCGTACACGGCGGTCGTCGACTCGATCGAAGACGGGCTCGCGACGGTCTTCTTCGAGCGCGACGACGACGAGGTCGGAAACGCCGTCGTCGACGCCGACCGACTCCCCGAGGCCGGGCGACACGCGGACGCGATCTTGGACGTCGAGATCGAGGACGGATCGATCGCGACCGCCACGTACGATCCCGAACGCACCGAGACCCGTTCCGAAGCCGCGCAAGACCGGTTCGACCGGTTATCGAACCGACCGCCGAGCGACGATCGGGAGTAGGAGGTTGTTCGCGCGAGTCGCCGCCGCCGGCCGGGACGCGATGTTCCGCGACCGCGCCGCAGTTGCAGAGACGCTGTCGGGTGTCGCTCCAGCTTTCTCAGCCGCCCGCTGACGGTCTGGAAGTACACTTAATGAGTGTAAATGTGTATTGCTAACATGGATCGGAATAGATTCACTCCCGATCTCGAACTTGACCGGCTTTCCCCGGACGAAGCCTTCGCCACTTTGGGGAACGAAATACGGCTAGATATCATCCGGGTGCTCTGGCGGGCAGGTGCCACCTACGAATACGACGACGGCTCTGACGCCGTCGAGACGGTGCCGTACTCTGAGTTGCAAACCGAGATCGATATCGACGATAACGGGAAGTTCAACTACCACCTCGCGAAACTCTCTCCCCATTTCGTCCGATGGACCGACGACGGATACCGGTTGAGCAGTGCGGGTAAGCAGATCGCCAGAACGGTGATCGCCGTTTCCGGGTCGGAGTCCCTCGAGTTCTCCGAGGAACTCGATGAAAGTTGCCCGTTATGCGGGGCAGCCGTTGCGATCACCTACGAGGATCAATGGCTCCGAGTCAGGTGTACTGAGTGTTACGGACTGTTCGGCGATCAGGCACCGGCTGGGACGCTTTTCCTCACGAGCTATCCAGCGGCAGGTCTGACGACCCGTGACTCTGAGCAAGCACTCGCAACCGGACTCTATCGGTGTGCTCTGGACATAACCTATTTGATGTACGGCATCTGCCGTGAGTGTGCAGGGCAGATCTCCTCGTCGATGACGGTCTGTGACGTGCACGAAATGAAGGATGGTCAGTCCTGCCCCACTTGTGGAACACCGTTCCCGGTTTGGGCGGACATGCAGTGTGGTACCTGTGGGTTCGCCAAGCGGTTACCGGTCGAGATGTTCGCGACCGGTCTCGTCTTGGCGACCGAACTGACCGGCAATCCCGAGCTGGACATCGACTCACCGACGGTCCGAGAGGCCATTCAACTGCTTCAGCACAGCGTTGAGACCGACGTTTCAACGGAGCCTCTCCGCGTATCACTTCGTATTGAGGTCGAGACGACGGCGTTCACTCTCACGTTGGACGACGAGATGAATATCGTCGAGTTCGGCCGAGAACCGCGGACTGACAGCGTCGTTTCGTGATCCAGATACGTCTCGTCCTCTCGGAGAAATATTATTCTCCTAACAAATAAGCCCGACCCCGACGATCGCATTAGTCGCTCGTCTCGGGTCGGAATCCAGCGACCGGCGTCCGTCACGCGGGGTTCCCGGGGCGATATCGAGCGGCGAAACGGACGCTACCGGAGGTGACGACCGACCATGACAAGGAAATCGACGTCGACCAGTGAGGGTGTTGGCGGAGAGGACTCGATTAAGACGGCAGAGCGCGGCAGACAGGATCGCATCCTCGATTGGGGGGGTTTCCCAGGCCGCTGGGAGATCACGCGTTCGACGGCGGACACGGACGGCGAAC comes from the Halorubrum depositum genome and includes:
- a CDS encoding lamin tail domain-containing protein, whose protein sequence is MTSSRELSRVLLVVCLVALAGCAGASLGDPTTTDATPTDQSSDNGSDVPTANGSLEVHYINVGQSVSTLVVGPDGETMLVDTGHYNDDGEHVLDYLRRHDVERIDRLVTSHNDADHIGGNAAIIDYYETEADGIGAVYDPGIAASTRTYGEYLDAVEEHDVTLYETREGDAIPFGEVTVDVLGPPEPYLENEARNENSVVLKLTHGETSFVLSGDAEDDQEAYLVDAYGEELRATVLKAGHHGSSSSSSGAFVDAVDPRVAVVSSAYGSQYGHPHEEVLERFADRSIPTYWTATHGDVVFVSDGANVSVRTQRDAPTDPLSLRDGDPVEPGAGGDAVERAQITGDGAVAVTDGGDGSDGDGTDGTDGSGGSDDETGSDSNGTLAVAAINADAAGDDRENLNDEYVVFENAGAETLDLSGWTVEDEAGKRYAVPDGVTLAPGETLTLRTGSGTDTDDDLYWGAGSPVWNNGGDTVTVENATGDRVLAESYE
- a CDS encoding acetamidase/formamidase family protein yields the protein MSREVISHRDSHVYEFAPEMDPVYEAADGESLTIETIDSLNGAIRTDDDLLDAIPEEVNAATGPIAVEGASPGDVLTVEIEDVRVAEDRGRVLTAPGFGLLQDDPDIEHPATRITEVDAAGDVDAAGNDGTGGGRIEFEGVDVSIDPVIGTIGVATAEEPVSTLTPDDHGGNLDTTDMTTGTTAYFPVFQEGAMLAMGDSKAAMADGEMCGTGAEIATEIDVTLSVIESPEVPLDRPLVDTGDAVKAIASAETMEAAVELANRDVVRLLANEHGFSRTEAYLFSSLVGGLEVSQVVDPQVTARNAVPSEHLSVPF
- a CDS encoding DUF7351 domain-containing protein; this encodes MDRNRFTPDLELDRLSPDEAFATLGNEIRLDIIRVLWRAGATYEYDDGSDAVETVPYSELQTEIDIDDNGKFNYHLAKLSPHFVRWTDDGYRLSSAGKQIARTVIAVSGSESLEFSEELDESCPLCGAAVAITYEDQWLRVRCTECYGLFGDQAPAGTLFLTSYPAAGLTTRDSEQALATGLYRCALDITYLMYGICRECAGQISSSMTVCDVHEMKDGQSCPTCGTPFPVWADMQCGTCGFAKRLPVEMFATGLVLATELTGNPELDIDSPTVREAIQLLQHSVETDVSTEPLRVSLRIEVETTAFTLTLDDEMNIVEFGREPRTDSVVS
- a CDS encoding DUF5518 domain-containing protein, which translates into the protein MDTDNTYLNALIGAVATILLSFTGISPILGGALAGYLEGGESIDGLRVGAISGAIASLPVFGVLFLVLLVIPVAPEPGVVIGSGVLVLVVIALVFAYTMALSAVGGLIGAYVKREL
- a CDS encoding ATP-binding protein; protein product: MAEQETIHVADVSEGIGGDATADPGTPVELPVVDVLTGRSFITGKSGSGKSNTASVVIENLLDNGFPVMIVDTDGEYYGLKEEYEILHAGADDECDIVVSPEHAEKLANLALEQNVPIILDVSGYLEEETANELLLEVVKQLFAKEKRMKKPFLLVVEECHEYIPEGGGMDETGKMLIKVGKRGRKHGLGIVGISQRPADVKKDFITQCDWLCWHRLTWDNDTKVVGRILGSKYASAVEDLGDGEAFLMTDWDESIRRIQFHRKETFDAGATPGLDDFERPELKSVSSDLVGELQSISDEEERRESEIADLRQELDKRDQRIAELERELGEARDLSSMADQFAQALLGKAEAPYREGGASVAGNGRSAPDGGSGGTGGGAGESDGDDDQSVLKSYDEAVAATVDGDEAADADTDTDETAADAGDADDADTAAAGDPEADDAPPDDVEPVTRADVAESALRFDDAVELGTREAVIEELRGRIEALPELSRGMLRHYRREGVSDPVAAHIDAGGDGDSGHAYSRHRPVRRAGLIRHAGRGHYAYAVPDLIREAYADRLDEESVREIVRAVETAFVPPAERSYPPDADPTEVDVGVGDDPAETASDDEGVSAREGLDAGGDVADDDGGAVDSDGDDRDATGSTDRRTSALSDAARRLAERGRTADE
- a CDS encoding DUF3006 domain-containing protein; translated protein: MTPLDLSDGAYTAVVDSIEDGLATVFFERDDDEVGNAVVDADRLPEAGRHADAILDVEIEDGSIATATYDPERTETRSEAAQDRFDRLSNRPPSDDRE